One window of Caldisericia bacterium genomic DNA carries:
- a CDS encoding M48 family metallopeptidase: MINIIFILLFLISNLWELFLNNLNLKHAIHKGKEIPEIFKDTLQEETVEKSLNYLKDKVKLSNIETITKTIFVSFGLIYLFPLFEKISIKIINYLGFKNYTFYQSIIFFVFLGLFIFFIDLPFDIIFTFKIEKKYGFSNITKKLYIVDKIKIIILSLIIGLPLIYGLINFILNYKLFFIPLSLIIIGIIFLINIIYPWLILPLFYKFEKLENDDLKNKIFNILEKVKLKFENIYVMNASSRSTHTNAFFSGIGKTKKIVFYDTLIKNHSQDEILSIFAHELGHYKKGHIFKSFILSSIFIITILFLFNILINTKISEVFYSCKICIDLKIIYTGVFLSSILFPIEFLINSICRKFEFESDEFAAKLTDKDSMILSLKRIFKDNLSNLFPHPLYSKFKYTHPPPIERIEHLMKL, translated from the coding sequence ATGATTAATATAATTTTTATTTTACTTTTTCTTATATCCAACCTCTGGGAACTTTTTTTAAATAATTTAAATTTAAAGCATGCAATACATAAAGGAAAAGAAATACCCGAAATTTTTAAAGACACTCTTCAAGAAGAAACTGTTGAAAAAAGTTTAAACTATCTTAAAGATAAAGTTAAATTATCGAATATTGAAACAATAACAAAAACAATTTTTGTAAGTTTTGGTTTAATTTATCTCTTTCCTTTATTTGAAAAGATCTCAATAAAAATCATTAATTATTTGGGGTTTAAAAATTACACATTTTATCAATCAATTATATTCTTTGTCTTTTTAGGTTTATTTATATTCTTTATAGATTTACCATTTGACATAATTTTTACATTTAAAATTGAGAAGAAATATGGTTTTTCAAACATTACAAAAAAATTGTATATCGTTGATAAAATAAAAATTATAATTTTATCATTAATAATAGGTCTACCACTAATTTATGGGTTAATAAATTTTATTTTAAATTATAAATTATTTTTTATTCCGCTCTCATTAATTATAATTGGTATAATATTCTTAATTAACATTATTTATCCATGGCTTATACTTCCTCTTTTTTACAAGTTTGAAAAGCTTGAAAATGATGATTTAAAAAATAAAATTTTTAATATTTTAGAAAAGGTAAAACTTAAATTTGAAAATATATATGTGATGAATGCCTCCTCAAGATCAACTCATACAAACGCATTTTTCTCAGGAATAGGAAAAACAAAGAAAATTGTTTTTTATGACACTCTTATAAAAAATCATTCTCAAGATGAAATTTTATCAATATTTGCTCATGAACTTGGTCATTATAAAAAGGGGCATATCTTTAAATCATTTATTCTTTCATCAATTTTTATAATAACTATTCTCTTTCTTTTTAATATTTTAATAAATACAAAGATTTCTGAAGTTTTTTATTCATGTAAAATTTGTATAGATTTAAAAATAATTTACACTGGCGTTTTTTTATCAAGTATTCTTTTTCCAATCGAATTTTTAATAAATTCAATATGTAGAAAATTTGAATTTGAATCAGATGAGTTTGCTGCAAAATTGACAGATAAAGATTCTATGATTCTGTCTCTAAAAAGGATCTTTAAAGATAATCTTTCAAATCTTTTTCCACACCCACTCTATTCAAAATTTAAATACACCCATCCCCCACCTATTGAGAGAATAGAACACTTAATGAAATTATGA
- a CDS encoding N-acetylornithine carbamoyltransferase, with the protein MKTESFRGRDWITDLEYTKEELETILEVAWDLKRKRATGEPHELLKGKTLFMIFYNQSLRTRNSFEAGMHQLGGHAHDLNPKQIYTPALPGREIAYSTERVSDVARVLSRMGEGIAIRCYGEPVDWIYGEANRMIREFAYWADIPVINMEDDMYHPCQAMADIMTIIEKKGRDLRGKKFVMSWAYSPSVEKPLAVPQSAITVASKFGLNITLAHPEGLELDPNIIDAVKENVKKYGGSFEIVNDMKEAFKDADIVYPKSWTSKHFIPPEVDKPMLEKTKELFEKNKHWKTTKEMMKLAKEDAIYMHCLPADRGFEVDDDVIDGPQSVVFDEAENRLHVQKAIMVLLMR; encoded by the coding sequence ATGAAAACAGAGAGTTTCAGGGGAAGAGATTGGATTACTGACCTTGAGTATACAAAAGAAGAACTTGAAACAATTCTTGAAGTTGCTTGGGACTTAAAAAGAAAAAGAGCCACAGGTGAACCACACGAACTTTTAAAGGGGAAAACTCTTTTTATGATTTTTTATAATCAATCTTTAAGAACAAGAAATTCATTCGAAGCAGGAATGCATCAACTTGGTGGTCATGCTCATGATCTTAATCCAAAACAGATTTATACTCCTGCTCTTCCAGGAAGAGAAATTGCATATTCCACAGAGAGAGTTTCTGATGTTGCAAGAGTTTTATCAAGAATGGGTGAAGGAATTGCAATCCGTTGTTATGGAGAGCCAGTAGATTGGATCTATGGAGAAGCGAACAGAATGATTAGAGAGTTTGCATATTGGGCAGATATACCAGTAATTAATATGGAAGACGATATGTATCACCCATGCCAAGCAATGGCTGATATTATGACAATAATTGAAAAGAAAGGAAGAGATCTAAGAGGAAAGAAATTTGTAATGAGTTGGGCATATTCCCCATCTGTTGAAAAACCCCTTGCAGTTCCTCAAAGTGCAATAACAGTTGCTTCAAAATTTGGTTTAAATATTACTCTTGCACATCCAGAAGGATTAGAACTTGATCCAAATATAATTGATGCAGTAAAAGAAAATGTTAAAAAATATGGTGGAAGTTTTGAAATTGTAAATGATATGAAAGAAGCATTTAAAGATGCTGATATTGTTTATCCAAAATCATGGACAAGCAAACATTTCATTCCTCCAGAAGTTGATAAACCAATGTTAGAAAAAACTAAAGAACTTTTTGAGAAAAACAAACATTGGAAAACAACAAAAGAGATGATGAAATTAGCAAAAGAAGATGCAATTTATATGCATTGCCTTCCAGCAGATAGAGGTTTTGAAGTTGATGATGATGTTATTGATGGACCACAATCTGTTGTTTTTGATGAAGCAGAGAATAGATTACATGTTCAAAAAGCAATTATGGTTCTTCTTATGAGGTAA
- the cutA gene encoding divalent-cation tolerance protein CutA, producing MEDKLIMVITTIDDFEKAKKIARFIVDQKLGACVQIVGPIQSIYYWRDKIEDAKEWLIFIKTRKNLYEKLEEYLIKLHPYTVPEIVAFDIEKSFKKYFDWVFEVTEKREEND from the coding sequence ATGGAAGATAAATTAATAATGGTAATTACAACTATTGATGATTTTGAAAAGGCTAAAAAAATTGCAAGATTTATTGTTGATCAAAAATTGGGTGCATGTGTTCAAATTGTTGGACCAATTCAAAGTATATATTATTGGAGAGACAAAATTGAAGATGCAAAGGAGTGGTTAATCTTTATAAAAACAAGAAAAAATTTATATGAGAAACTTGAAGAGTATTTAATAAAACTTCATCCATATACTGTTCCAGAAATTGTAGCATTTGATATTGAAAAAAGTTTCAAAAAATATTTTGATTGGGTTTTTGAAGTCACTGAAAAAAGAGAAGAGAATGATTAA
- a CDS encoding 2,3-bisphosphoglycerate-independent phosphoglycerate mutase — protein MERLQLLKELVEENNTKILLVVFDGLGDIPSVENKTPLEAANTPNLDILARESALGMHIPVLPGITPGSGPAHLSIFGYDPLKYEIGRGILEALGVGLEITENDICIRANYARIEEKNGKLIVVDRRAGRLSTEENKKLTDKITQNISEINGVKIFMKPGMEYRSAVVLRFPEKVNEDMCLLLETDPQKEGKEVISPEPLNEKSQKTSEILKEFLKKVKEILKDEKGNYLLLRGYSTPPQIPKFNEIYKLKALSIATYPMYKGLTKLLGMEVVDINGYSIKNEIEVLKENYKNYDFIYFHIKKTDSFGEDGDFVNKTKIIEEFDTFLPEILSLNFDTICITGDHSTPTPMKSHSFHPVPVLIKSPFVFKGFSNRFTERECLRGEVGIIKGEDLMPLLLAHSRRLKKFGA, from the coding sequence ATGGAAAGGTTACAACTTTTAAAAGAACTCGTTGAAGAGAATAATACGAAAATTTTACTTGTTGTCTTTGATGGTCTTGGTGATATTCCAAGTGTTGAAAATAAAACACCTCTTGAGGCAGCAAATACACCAAATCTTGATATATTAGCCAGAGAGAGTGCATTGGGGATGCATATACCTGTTCTTCCAGGTATAACACCTGGAAGTGGACCTGCACATTTGTCAATTTTTGGATATGACCCACTTAAATATGAAATTGGAAGGGGAATTCTTGAGGCACTTGGAGTTGGTCTTGAGATTACTGAAAATGATATTTGTATTAGAGCAAATTATGCAAGAATAGAGGAGAAAAATGGAAAACTTATTGTTGTTGATCGAAGAGCAGGAAGATTATCCACTGAGGAAAATAAAAAATTAACAGATAAAATAACACAAAATATAAGTGAAATAAATGGTGTGAAAATTTTTATGAAACCTGGAATGGAATATAGATCAGCAGTAGTTTTAAGATTTCCAGAAAAAGTAAATGAAGATATGTGTCTTCTTTTAGAAACTGATCCTCAAAAGGAGGGAAAAGAAGTTATTTCTCCTGAACCACTTAATGAAAAATCACAAAAAACATCAGAAATTTTAAAGGAGTTTTTGAAAAAAGTAAAGGAAATTTTAAAAGATGAAAAAGGAAATTACCTTCTTTTGAGAGGTTATTCAACTCCACCTCAAATACCAAAATTTAATGAAATTTATAAATTAAAAGCGCTCTCAATTGCAACATATCCAATGTATAAGGGATTAACAAAACTTCTTGGAATGGAAGTAGTTGATATTAATGGATATTCTATTAAAAATGAGATTGAAGTATTAAAAGAAAATTATAAAAATTATGATTTTATCTATTTTCATATTAAAAAAACAGATTCATTTGGTGAAGATGGAGATTTTGTAAATAAAACTAAAATAATTGAAGAATTTGATACTTTTTTACCAGAAATTTTGTCTTTAAATTTCGATACTATATGTATTACTGGTGATCACTCAACTCCAACTCCAATGAAGTCTCACTCTTTTCATCCAGTTCCAGTTTTAATAAAATCACCATTTGTTTTTAAGGGTTTTTCTAATAGATTTACAGAAAGAGAATGTTTAAGAGGAGAAGTTGGAATAATAAAAGGCGAAGATTTAATGCCTCTTCTTTTGGCACATTCAAGAAGATTAAAAAAATTTGGTGCATAA
- a CDS encoding DUF3887 domain-containing protein: MKIKTFLILFLILFLLTSCITKIDVNKVREFADPIVENLLISRNEKDYERYSKDFSDEMKRVVTKEKFLESINLIEGKIGKYIVGSKELYAAIKQKNYIIVTYKAKFTNETSDVIIRIVFEEINGEMKVSGEWFDSPKLRK, encoded by the coding sequence ATGAAAATAAAAACTTTTTTAATCTTATTTTTAATTTTATTTTTATTAACATCCTGTATAACAAAAATTGATGTTAATAAAGTTAGAGAATTTGCTGATCCAATAGTAGAAAATTTACTTATTAGTAGAAATGAAAAAGATTATGAAAGATATTCAAAAGATTTTAGTGATGAGATGAAGAGAGTTGTGACTAAAGAGAAATTTTTAGAGAGTATAAATTTAATTGAGGGAAAAATCGGTAAATATATCGTAGGATCCAAGGAATTATATGCTGCTATAAAACAAAAAAATTATATTATTGTAACATATAAAGCAAAATTTACAAATGAAACAAGTGATGTTATTATAAGGATTGTTTTTGAGGAAATTAATGGTGAAATGAAAGTAAGTGGTGAGTGGTTTGACTCACCAAAATTAAGAAAATAA
- the yidC gene encoding membrane protein insertase YidC, with translation MKKYLLLFTILIFILFIGATFDELNLKITTTPSEKKNVGDTLSFELVIKNLGEEKKNLSIEIDSLSNFSDFGPFELLEKKKVLDLIKKDEEKKITFNLKIKDEIKLEEYMFLGTVEFEEGGLKKIYKSHFPLSIIGKGGFLQFSSKPNVKVTYETLIALSVNIKNTGNIEARDLNVRIKENEYFSEYITGKNTYLEELKPGKNATFTLRLKPSKEVVPKSFEIPILVNYKDLSGNEYHLEEDATINIVSNSFVYFVRRVLDFFYGIIPNYGIAIIFLTLLIKIIILPFTIQQIKNLSKTQMITPELQAIQKKYKDDPRKAQEEQMKLYKKYGINPTTGCLMSILPLPILLILFSSLNGYVKLLDQKFLWINNLAAPDPTYLIPLLVALTTLLQQWITSGKDPNARIFMIMFPILIAYWALTFPSAISIYWIFYSIFSTIEQMVINNRYQRALKQIKK, from the coding sequence ATGAAGAAGTATTTACTTTTATTTACAATATTGATTTTTATTTTATTTATTGGAGCAACTTTTGATGAGTTAAATTTAAAAATTACAACAACACCAAGTGAAAAGAAAAATGTTGGGGATACTTTGTCTTTTGAATTGGTTATTAAAAATCTTGGAGAGGAGAAGAAAAATTTATCAATAGAAATTGATTCTCTTTCCAATTTTTCAGATTTTGGTCCTTTTGAATTACTTGAGAAGAAAAAGGTCTTAGATTTAATTAAAAAAGATGAAGAGAAAAAAATAACATTTAATCTTAAAATAAAAGATGAAATTAAACTCGAAGAATATATGTTTTTGGGAACTGTTGAGTTTGAAGAGGGTGGATTAAAGAAAATTTATAAATCTCACTTTCCATTAAGTATTATTGGGAAAGGCGGATTTCTTCAATTTTCTTCAAAACCTAATGTTAAAGTAACATATGAAACATTAATTGCTCTTTCAGTGAATATTAAGAATACAGGAAATATAGAAGCAAGAGATCTAAATGTAAGAATTAAAGAAAATGAATATTTTAGTGAATATATTACTGGGAAAAATACATATCTTGAAGAACTTAAACCAGGAAAAAATGCAACATTTACATTAAGATTAAAACCAAGTAAAGAAGTTGTACCAAAATCTTTTGAAATTCCTATTTTGGTAAATTACAAAGATTTAAGTGGAAATGAGTATCATTTAGAAGAAGATGCAACAATTAATATTGTTAGTAATTCATTTGTCTATTTTGTTAGAAGAGTTCTTGATTTTTTCTATGGAATCATTCCAAATTATGGAATTGCAATTATATTCTTAACACTTTTAATTAAAATAATAATTCTTCCATTCACAATACAACAAATAAAAAATCTTAGTAAAACTCAAATGATAACACCTGAACTTCAAGCAATTCAAAAAAAATATAAAGATGATCCAAGAAAAGCCCAAGAAGAACAGATGAAGCTTTATAAAAAATATGGAATTAACCCCACGACAGGGTGTCTTATGTCAATTCTTCCACTTCCAATTCTATTAATTCTATTCTCTTCACTTAATGGTTATGTAAAATTACTTGATCAAAAATTCTTGTGGATTAATAATCTCGCCGCTCCTGATCCAACATATCTTATTCCATTACTTGTAGCACTTACAACTTTACTTCAACAATGGATAACAAGTGGAAAAGATCCTAATGCAAGAATATTTATGATAATGTTTCCAATTTTAATTGCTTATTGGGCTTTAACATTCCCAAGTGCAATTTCAATCTACTGGATTTTCTATAGTATATTTTCAACAATAGAACAAATGGTTATTAATAATAGATATCAGAGAGCATTAAAACAAATAAAGAAATGA
- a CDS encoding ribonuclease P protein component: MGKLAKRLTKKEIDELVKTGIKFKEKNITFIVKKKNELKVAFIPIKTKGSVERNRLRRFIREIFYSYQKFFDKIWVAIIIPPFVIKKRKEEIMNDFEKFLRRYNNEKISSCLN, from the coding sequence ATGGGTAAACTTGCAAAAAGACTTACTAAAAAAGAGATTGATGAACTCGTGAAAACAGGTATAAAATTTAAAGAAAAAAATATTACCTTTATAGTAAAGAAAAAAAACGAATTGAAGGTGGCTTTTATACCGATAAAAACAAAAGGTTCTGTTGAAAGAAATAGATTAAGAAGGTTTATAAGAGAGATTTTTTATAGTTATCAAAAATTTTTTGATAAAATATGGGTAGCAATAATAATTCCGCCATTTGTTATAAAAAAAAGAAAAGAAGAGATTATGAATGATTTTGAAAAATTTTTGAGGAGATATAACAATGAAAAAATTAGTTCTTGCCTTAATTAA
- the yidD gene encoding membrane protein insertion efficiency factor YidD has protein sequence MKKLVLALIKFYQKFISPIFPPSCRYTPTCSQYTFEAVQKYGVLKGLFLGIKRILRCNPFFPGGEDPVP, from the coding sequence ATGAAAAAATTAGTTCTTGCCTTAATTAAGTTTTATCAAAAATTTATCTCACCCATTTTTCCACCATCTTGTAGATATACACCAACATGTTCACAATATACATTTGAAGCAGTCCAGAAGTATGGAGTTTTAAAAGGTCTTTTTCTTGGAATAAAAAGGATCTTAAGATGTAATCCTTTTTTTCCAGGAGGAGAAGACCCTGTACCATAG
- the mnmE gene encoding tRNA uridine-5-carboxymethylaminomethyl(34) synthesis GTPase MnmE: protein MISDTIVNIATPRGYGAIGVIRISGENALDILKKLIQKETHIEPRLAKHLFLKDKDNSFLGDAIVIYYKAPNSYTGEDVVEIQILSSPVLMERILELIIEYGARLSRPGEFTERAFLNGKIDLVRAESINRIVYSQDLVELKSSLNKFSGKLTEEIKKIIEELNEIVLNIEASISFPDDVELMSEVELFDKVKRNVLIIEKILEKHELSKPFVDGIKLTLFGKANVGKSSLFNIFMEEERVIVSEVPGTTRDIIKERIYINSLPIDIIDTAGVIREIENELDKIAQERSEKVLDTSDLIILMFDGSRELNEDDFYAIEKVKKKNFIPVINKNDLPKAFEKEELEKIIGKDILSISCLTKDGIDKLKREITKIYQNRPELNEIFYINSREKNLFIEAKNFLNEILFNKPTIDEISFLLKDSIKKLKEIIGEEFNQDTLKEIFSKFCIGK from the coding sequence ATGATAAGTGATACAATTGTAAACATTGCAACCCCTAGAGGATATGGAGCAATTGGAGTAATAAGAATCTCTGGGGAGAATGCATTAGATATTTTAAAAAAATTAATTCAAAAAGAAACTCACATTGAGCCTAGATTAGCAAAGCATCTTTTTTTAAAAGATAAAGACAATTCTTTTCTTGGAGATGCTATTGTTATATATTATAAAGCACCCAATTCATATACAGGAGAAGATGTTGTTGAAATTCAAATTTTATCTTCTCCAGTTTTGATGGAGAGAATTCTTGAACTTATAATAGAATATGGAGCAAGATTATCAAGACCTGGAGAATTTACTGAAAGAGCATTTTTAAATGGAAAGATAGATTTAGTAAGAGCAGAATCAATAAATAGAATTGTCTATTCACAAGATTTAGTTGAGTTGAAATCCTCACTGAATAAATTTTCTGGAAAGTTAACAGAAGAAATTAAAAAAATAATTGAGGAACTCAATGAGATAGTATTAAATATTGAGGCATCAATTTCATTTCCAGATGATGTAGAGTTGATGAGTGAGGTAGAGTTGTTTGATAAAGTAAAAAGAAATGTTTTGATTATAGAAAAAATTCTTGAAAAACACGAATTATCAAAACCATTTGTTGATGGTATAAAGTTAACCCTTTTTGGAAAAGCAAATGTTGGAAAATCCTCTCTCTTTAATATTTTTATGGAAGAAGAGAGAGTAATTGTTTCAGAAGTTCCAGGTACAACCAGAGACATAATAAAAGAAAGAATTTATATAAATTCTCTTCCAATAGATATAATAGATACAGCAGGAGTTATAAGAGAAATTGAAAATGAGCTTGATAAAATTGCTCAAGAAAGAAGTGAAAAAGTTCTTGATACATCTGATTTGATAATTTTAATGTTTGATGGTTCAAGAGAATTAAATGAAGATGACTTTTATGCAATTGAAAAGGTAAAGAAAAAAAATTTTATACCTGTAATAAATAAAAATGATCTTCCAAAAGCATTTGAAAAGGAGGAATTAGAAAAAATTATTGGAAAAGACATTCTTTCAATATCTTGCTTAACAAAAGATGGAATTGATAAATTAAAGAGAGAAATAACAAAAATTTACCAGAACAGGCCAGAATTAAATGAGATTTTTTATATAAATTCAAGAGAAAAAAATCTATTTATTGAAGCAAAAAACTTTTTAAATGAGATTCTTTTTAATAAACCCACAATTGACGAAATCTCTTTTCTTCTTAAAGATAGTATTAAAAAACTAAAAGAGATAATCGGTGAAGAGTTTAATCAAGACACCCTTAAGGAAATTTTCAGTAAATTCTGTATAGGAAAATAA
- the rpmH gene encoding 50S ribosomal protein L34, whose protein sequence is MRTTYHPHKGKRRKVHGFLKRMSTPGGRRVIKRRRRKGRKVLTPR, encoded by the coding sequence ATGAGAACCACATATCATCCTCATAAAGGAAAAAGAAGAAAAGTTCATGGATTTCTAAAAAGAATGAGTACTCCAGGTGGGAGAAGGGTTATAAAAAGAAGAAGAAGGAAGGGGAGAAAAGTATTAACACCCAGATAA
- a CDS encoding 4Fe-4S binding protein → MFIIFTLLILIIIFAFIKDTFACELSIIVDKNEVVVGEEINVVIERVKTHKTCVLPIEETEIQIINGEIVKESEWVKGVKDTKEIVVKFNDPGIGVIKVIRDCPKGGLIVETKEFKVVANTTIENLQNMQENNNISDNNSDIINNNTEFNNPTESNSVNENDTTNSEPINKENNNLIEINDEKVNSETISDIKNDESEISKELEKYIFNPQTLLYIILIILSLIFISLKNYKLRLFTLLFSLIILGFYYGGCLCPISYIGKLFSVQFISISFYIFLFLVIFISIITLFKGRVFCGYVCPHGALQEFIYKIKFDKFKKIEGYFKYLKYFVFLTVLILSYIYTKNYFCEVEPFKVLYNFSGSGFILIFAIIFLFLSIFIYRPFCRFICPFGAYLGLVAKFSEILHLRKIDITTLCITCKKCSKECNANSVYENKGSYKIDSKECFVCGDCLISCPKNK, encoded by the coding sequence ATGTTTATAATTTTTACACTATTGATTTTAATTATAATATTTGCATTTATTAAGGACACTTTTGCATGTGAGTTATCTATTATAGTCGATAAAAATGAAGTGGTTGTTGGAGAAGAAATAAATGTAGTAATTGAAAGAGTTAAAACTCATAAAACTTGTGTATTACCAATTGAAGAAACAGAAATTCAGATTATAAATGGAGAGATTGTTAAGGAAAGCGAATGGGTAAAAGGAGTAAAAGATACAAAAGAGATTGTAGTTAAATTTAATGATCCTGGAATAGGAGTTATAAAAGTTATAAGAGATTGCCCAAAAGGTGGTCTTATTGTTGAAACAAAAGAATTTAAAGTTGTTGCAAATACTACAATTGAAAACTTGCAAAATATGCAAGAAAATAATAATATATCAGATAATAATAGTGACATTATAAATAATAATACAGAATTTAATAACCCAACAGAATCAAATTCTGTTAATGAAAATGATACAACCAACTCAGAACCTATCAATAAGGAGAATAATAATTTAATAGAAATTAATGATGAAAAAGTAAACAGTGAAACAATTTCTGATATTAAAAATGATGAAAGTGAAATTTCAAAAGAACTTGAAAAATATATTTTTAATCCTCAAACACTTCTTTATATTATTTTAATTATTCTTTCATTAATTTTTATATCACTTAAAAATTATAAATTAAGATTATTTACTCTTCTTTTTTCCCTTATAATACTTGGTTTTTATTATGGAGGATGTTTATGTCCAATAAGTTATATAGGAAAACTATTTAGTGTTCAATTCATTTCAATCTCATTTTACATTTTCCTTTTTCTTGTTATTTTTATTTCAATAATCACACTTTTTAAAGGAAGAGTTTTTTGTGGTTATGTTTGTCCTCATGGTGCTCTTCAAGAGTTTATTTATAAAATTAAATTTGATAAATTTAAAAAAATTGAGGGTTATTTTAAATATTTAAAATATTTTGTTTTTTTAACAGTTTTAATACTTTCTTATATCTATACAAAAAATTATTTTTGTGAAGTAGAGCCATTTAAAGTTTTATATAATTTTAGTGGTTCTGGATTTATTCTTATATTTGCAATAATATTTTTATTCTTATCAATTTTTATCTACAGACCATTTTGTAGATTTATATGCCCTTTTGGAGCATATCTTGGATTAGTTGCAAAATTTAGTGAGATTCTTCATTTAAGAAAAATCGATATAACCACTTTATGTATAACATGTAAAAAGTGCTCAAAAGAGTGTAATGCAAATAGTGTATATGAAAATAAAGGATCTTATAAAATAGATTCAAAAGAGTGTTTTGTTTGTGGAGATTGTTTAATTTCTTGCCCAAAAAATAAATAA
- a CDS encoding thioredoxin family protein encodes MGLIQEKDKRIIKERFDNELIDEVRILFFKKSGVGLWTPDETEDTECRYCKEAEEIYTDVVSLSDKLKLEIYELGKDKDIFDQYKVERIPTIVILGKNKGLVRYVGIPAGYEFTSFIEDIIDASKGDVGLKEDNKKKIEDIKDKVHIQVFVTPTCPYCPRAVRTAHKIAFLNENIVADMVEATEFPNLSDRYNVYAVPKIVINDKIEFEGAIPEDDFVDEVLRATS; translated from the coding sequence ATGGGACTTATTCAAGAGAAAGACAAAAGAATAATTAAAGAGAGATTTGATAATGAACTTATTGATGAAGTAAGAATTCTATTTTTCAAAAAAAGTGGAGTTGGTCTTTGGACTCCAGATGAAACAGAAGATACAGAGTGTAGATATTGTAAAGAAGCAGAAGAGATTTATACAGATGTTGTATCACTCTCCGATAAATTAAAACTTGAAATTTATGAACTTGGAAAAGACAAAGATATATTTGATCAATATAAAGTTGAAAGAATCCCAACAATTGTGATTTTAGGGAAAAACAAAGGTTTAGTTAGGTATGTAGGAATTCCTGCAGGTTATGAATTTACTTCATTTATAGAAGATATTATTGATGCTTCAAAAGGAGATGTTGGCCTTAAAGAGGATAATAAAAAGAAAATTGAAGATATAAAAGATAAAGTTCATATTCAAGTTTTTGTTACTCCAACATGTCCATATTGTCCAAGAGCAGTTAGAACCGCTCATAAAATAGCATTTTTAAATGAAAATATAGTTGCAGATATGGTTGAAGCAACAGAATTTCCAAATTTATCAGATAGATATAATGTTTATGCTGTACCAAAAATTGTTATTAATGATAAAATAGAATTTGAAGGTGCAATACCTGAAGATGATTTTGTTGATGAAGTTTTAAGAGCAACATCTTAA
- a CDS encoding R3H domain-containing nucleic acid-binding protein yields the protein MEKIFNVKLTEKDVSKIVKGILGFFFEKFGEKVDFEIREKDEEVYVNILQLPKEKQALFIGKQGKVLATIQYLLNSIIHRNFNDKRLFIVDIAGYKQKQIDYLRNLAIEAAIKARKTKKDQILQPMSAMARKIIHTTLANNQYVYTYSIGKEPNRRVVVALKSTFNDK from the coding sequence ATGGAGAAGATTTTTAATGTTAAACTTACTGAAAAAGATGTATCTAAAATAGTTAAAGGAATTTTAGGTTTCTTTTTTGAAAAATTTGGCGAAAAAGTTGATTTTGAAATAAGAGAAAAGGATGAAGAGGTATATGTAAACATACTGCAACTTCCAAAAGAAAAGCAGGCTTTATTTATAGGAAAGCAAGGAAAAGTTTTAGCCACAATTCAATATCTTCTTAACTCAATCATTCATAGAAATTTTAATGATAAAAGACTTTTTATTGTTGATATAGCAGGTTATAAGCAAAAACAGATAGATTATTTAAGAAATCTTGCAATAGAGGCTGCAATTAAAGCAAGAAAAACTAAAAAAGATCAGATTCTTCAACCAATGAGTGCAATGGCAAGAAAAATCATTCATACAACTCTTGCAAACAATCAATATGTTTATACATACTCAATAGGAAAAGAGCCAAATAGAAGAGTAGTTGTTGCTTTAAAATCAACTTTTAATGATAAGTGA